Proteins from a genomic interval of Yoonia sp. GPGPB17:
- a CDS encoding alpha/beta fold hydrolase, with the protein MTWITPQVSEKNAQGTAFSLTGPADAPVVAFIHGLGLCQHVFDAMLPAFCEYRILRYDLFGHGQSDAIDGTATLKVFADQLVDICDDLELSEIHIVGFSIGGMINRRFALDHGSYVKSLVILNSPHDRGPAAQEAVELRAQSVRDQGAFSTFDAALQRWFTPSYLQTGKGPALVRSWREQVDAESYAQTAWVLANGVRELTGRDGDITAPTLVVTCENDSGSTPQMSHDIASEIAKRGNSHCPASATSGADGRS; encoded by the coding sequence ATGACGTGGATAACCCCGCAGGTGTCTGAAAAGAATGCCCAAGGCACAGCCTTTTCGCTAACTGGCCCAGCAGATGCACCTGTGGTCGCGTTCATTCATGGCTTGGGCCTTTGTCAGCATGTGTTTGATGCGATGCTTCCTGCGTTCTGTGAATACCGTATTCTGCGCTACGACCTGTTCGGCCATGGCCAATCCGACGCTATTGACGGCACAGCAACTCTTAAGGTTTTTGCCGATCAACTCGTCGATATCTGCGATGATCTGGAGCTATCGGAGATCCATATCGTGGGGTTTTCAATCGGTGGGATGATCAACCGGCGGTTTGCGCTGGATCATGGCAGTTATGTCAAGTCGCTAGTGATCCTTAACTCTCCGCATGATCGCGGTCCTGCGGCACAGGAAGCAGTAGAACTACGTGCGCAATCAGTGCGTGATCAGGGTGCATTTTCGACCTTTGATGCCGCTCTTCAGCGTTGGTTCACACCGTCCTACCTTCAAACAGGCAAAGGTCCCGCACTTGTGCGGTCCTGGCGCGAACAGGTCGATGCCGAAAGCTATGCGCAAACGGCTTGGGTGCTGGCCAATGGTGTGCGCGAGCTGACCGGGCGCGACGGAGACATCACCGCACCCACCCTTGTCGTCACCTGCGAAAACGACAGCGGCTCAACCCCACAAATGTCACACGACATTGCGTCTGAAATCGCTAAGCGCGGAAACAGTCATTGTCCCGCATCTGCAACATCTGGGGCTGATGGAAGATCCTGA
- a CDS encoding acyl-CoA dehydrogenase family protein, producing MSEQLDTILAAARDHAATVISPNVDAWNKAKTWPRDASNKAGAAGLTGLYAPEEFGGQGLPLSEGIQVYEQLGLGDGAYAFALSMHNICTFAGCGYGTEAFKEKWARDLTSGRKLANFALTEPQSGSDPMQMYTRATINDDGTWTISGSKAWVSLATEADIYFTVVKTSDAPGHKDMAMIAIPADAPGISFGPLYETPSYNFLPMSEMYLDKVVVSEDNVILPIGQGLQGSLMAIDIARVSIASGCCGLMQAALDTALSYAKNRKMFGGKNLDLDGIQWMLGEVATDLEASKLLYRKAAEALGTPEGPLMAAHAKRFVPDAAVKAANTCTQVLGGMGLLQPYGLDRLSRLAQMLRIVDGTTEISRVVIGRALQKRAAGLPDLPVPKGFGEADEQTAHVAAE from the coding sequence ATGTCTGAACAGCTGGATACAATCCTTGCCGCTGCCCGCGACCACGCAGCGACTGTGATCTCTCCGAATGTCGACGCATGGAATAAAGCAAAGACGTGGCCCCGTGATGCATCGAACAAGGCGGGAGCGGCCGGGCTGACAGGCCTGTACGCGCCAGAAGAATTCGGTGGCCAAGGCTTGCCACTATCCGAAGGTATCCAGGTTTATGAACAGCTGGGTCTGGGCGATGGGGCCTACGCCTTTGCGCTGTCGATGCATAACATCTGCACGTTCGCGGGCTGCGGCTATGGCACTGAAGCCTTCAAAGAGAAATGGGCTCGCGATTTGACATCTGGCCGCAAGCTTGCAAACTTTGCCCTGACGGAACCGCAGTCTGGCTCTGATCCGATGCAGATGTATACCCGTGCCACGATCAACGATGATGGCACTTGGACGATCAGCGGGTCCAAAGCGTGGGTCAGCTTAGCCACCGAGGCCGATATCTATTTCACCGTCGTCAAAACCAGCGACGCGCCGGGGCATAAAGACATGGCCATGATCGCGATCCCGGCTGACGCGCCTGGTATCAGCTTTGGCCCGCTTTATGAAACACCATCTTACAACTTCTTACCAATGTCCGAGATGTACCTCGATAAGGTGGTGGTCAGTGAGGACAACGTTATCCTGCCTATCGGTCAGGGCCTGCAAGGCTCGCTCATGGCGATTGATATCGCGCGCGTGTCTATCGCGTCGGGGTGCTGCGGGTTGATGCAAGCGGCGTTGGATACGGCCCTTTCTTACGCGAAGAACCGGAAGATGTTTGGTGGCAAGAACCTTGATCTGGATGGAATCCAGTGGATGCTGGGTGAGGTCGCGACAGATCTGGAAGCTTCAAAACTGCTTTATCGCAAAGCGGCCGAGGCACTTGGGACACCTGAAGGTCCACTGATGGCCGCTCACGCCAAACGTTTCGTGCCTGATGCCGCCGTCAAAGCCGCGAATACCTGCACACAGGTTCTGGGTGGTATGGGGCTTTTGCAGCCGTATGGCCTTGATCGCTTGTCGCGCTTGGCACAGATGCTGCGGATTGTTGATGGCACAACGGAAATCAGCAGGGTCGTGATCGGCCGTGCGCTGCAAAAGCGCGCAGCAGGCCTGCCTGACTTGCCAGTTCCCAAGGGGTTTGGGGAAGCAGATGAGCAGACGGCTCATGTCGCCGCTGAATAA
- a CDS encoding thiamine pyrophosphate-binding protein, whose protein sequence is MQDPQKYRNMSVPAGHPDHVAKAAKMLAGAVQPVIIAGGGIKNTRGHDAALALAEALNCPIVTSPGHGDAIPFGHHLNAGQMGPRGNAVASRLVKEADVILALGTRLGFNATFYTYDNINRDAAIIQVELEPTAIGRFFPVELGIWADAPTTAQQLTDALKGIGDRALAKQWTEGFMAERKAFLAQRDADSIETSPTQPSGLFKALRGVLPKDAAITMDAGTLCLQATDALNYWTPGSLFTPLDFGLVGFSMACGMGVKCAQPDRPVVSLMGDGGFGMTVSELSTAVDHNINTVTVVMNNQCWGAEKAYQRDFFNGRYIGADVSSPRFDELAALYRAQGYRADTLADVAPAIEAALACGKPAVVDVAVDPNALYSFRRDSFKHRGG, encoded by the coding sequence ATGCAGGACCCGCAAAAATACCGCAACATGTCGGTGCCTGCTGGCCATCCTGATCATGTTGCCAAAGCTGCAAAAATGCTTGCCGGGGCCGTCCAGCCCGTGATCATCGCAGGCGGTGGTATCAAAAACACGCGCGGACATGATGCAGCACTTGCGTTGGCCGAGGCATTGAACTGCCCTATCGTCACCTCACCCGGGCACGGCGACGCAATACCCTTTGGCCATCATCTGAATGCCGGTCAAATGGGACCACGCGGCAATGCCGTTGCATCGCGCCTTGTAAAAGAAGCTGATGTGATCTTGGCGCTCGGAACACGTCTTGGGTTCAACGCCACCTTCTACACTTACGACAACATCAATCGCGATGCAGCGATCATCCAGGTCGAATTGGAGCCTACCGCCATCGGACGGTTTTTCCCCGTAGAACTGGGGATATGGGCCGATGCACCAACAACCGCACAGCAACTGACCGACGCGCTAAAGGGGATCGGTGACCGTGCTTTGGCAAAACAATGGACCGAAGGTTTCATGGCAGAACGAAAGGCCTTTTTAGCCCAGCGCGATGCAGACTCCATAGAGACATCCCCGACCCAACCATCGGGCCTTTTCAAAGCACTACGTGGTGTGCTGCCAAAGGATGCTGCAATTACAATGGACGCGGGTACACTGTGCCTGCAGGCCACGGATGCATTGAACTATTGGACACCGGGAAGTTTGTTTACGCCCCTTGATTTTGGCCTCGTCGGGTTCTCGATGGCCTGCGGGATGGGCGTAAAATGCGCGCAACCAGACCGTCCCGTAGTCAGCCTTATGGGCGATGGCGGCTTTGGCATGACCGTAAGCGAGCTGTCGACGGCAGTAGACCATAACATCAACACCGTGACAGTTGTCATGAACAACCAATGTTGGGGGGCCGAGAAGGCTTATCAGCGCGACTTTTTCAACGGACGCTACATTGGGGCTGACGTCTCAAGCCCGCGTTTTGATGAACTGGCAGCACTCTACAGAGCGCAGGGGTATCGCGCTGATACGCTCGCAGATGTGGCACCGGCGATCGAGGCGGCTTTGGCCTGCGGAAAACCGGCAGTTGTCGATGTCGCGGTCGATCCCAATGCCCTGTATTCGTTCCGGCGTGACAGTTTCAAACACAGAGGTGGCTAA
- a CDS encoding NADPH:quinone reductase — protein sequence MPSLTLNWAQLNEVLKLQELDTQTPDSGEVRVSLHFSGVNPSDTKSRAGRPGMSRPAFDLIVPHSDGSGVIDAVGAGVDPARVGERVWVWNAQWQRPFGTAASHVTLPAAMAVPLPADVSFETGAILGIPGLTAAEAVFGGGDIDGQTILIQGGAGTVGFLAVQLAKWGGARVIATCSPKDMARVKAAGAETALDYRAPDLAAQVIAANDGLQVSRVIEVELGKNIEVDAQVIAPNGTLAVYGSALDMTPTLPFMPLLFKAVTIDIILIYLLPKAQRDARIDQLHRALVAGALTCPVAQIYPLQGAASAHEAVESGGRHGAILLDCKSREDQ from the coding sequence ATGCCGTCACTTACACTGAACTGGGCCCAGCTAAACGAAGTTCTGAAGCTGCAAGAGTTGGACACCCAGACGCCAGATTCAGGTGAAGTGCGTGTTTCGCTGCATTTTTCTGGCGTAAACCCCTCTGACACCAAGTCTCGTGCGGGTCGTCCGGGTATGTCGCGCCCCGCCTTTGATCTGATAGTGCCCCACAGCGATGGATCGGGTGTCATTGATGCCGTCGGCGCGGGTGTCGATCCCGCGCGTGTTGGTGAACGTGTCTGGGTTTGGAATGCGCAATGGCAGCGGCCGTTTGGAACCGCGGCCAGCCATGTGACGCTGCCTGCTGCGATGGCGGTGCCCCTGCCTGCCGATGTCAGTTTTGAGACTGGCGCAATTCTCGGCATCCCGGGGCTGACAGCTGCCGAAGCGGTATTCGGCGGTGGCGATATCGATGGCCAGACAATCCTGATCCAAGGTGGCGCGGGCACGGTTGGTTTTCTGGCGGTGCAACTGGCCAAATGGGGTGGAGCGCGCGTGATTGCCACATGCAGCCCAAAGGACATGGCGCGGGTCAAGGCAGCGGGCGCAGAGACCGCTCTTGACTACCGCGCACCTGATTTGGCGGCGCAGGTCATCGCTGCAAACGACGGTTTGCAGGTGTCGCGGGTGATCGAAGTTGAGCTTGGTAAAAATATTGAGGTGGATGCGCAGGTCATTGCGCCCAACGGAACTTTGGCCGTATATGGGTCGGCCTTGGACATGACGCCGACGCTCCCCTTTATGCCTTTGTTATTTAAGGCGGTGACGATCGACATCATTCTGATCTATCTGCTGCCCAAAGCGCAGCGGGACGCGCGTATTGATCAGCTTCATCGTGCGCTGGTTGCAGGGGCGCTGACATGCCCTGTCGCGCAAATCTATCCGCTTCAAGGTGCTGCGTCTGCGCATGAAGCGGTTGAATCAGGTGGCCGACACGGCGCGATACTTCTCGATTGCAAATCAAGGGAAGACCAATGA
- a CDS encoding thiamine pyrophosphate-binding protein, giving the protein MSGGQAAIEALKVEKTSHVFGLIGSATMEMFDALYDAQSINFIGVHDERTGTHMADGFARASGKAGVVLAGQNGPGATNLVTGLSQAKAAFSPVVSIAGMLAQGHIYRDAFQEVDQQSLFTPVTKKTWTAPSADRVPELFREAFRTALSPRQGPVQLNLPRDVLSAQADFPPCRTRKNTATCRCLLAILIMLPKLQKCLPGPSSP; this is encoded by the coding sequence ATGAGCGGCGGACAAGCCGCAATCGAAGCTCTGAAAGTCGAAAAAACCAGCCATGTTTTTGGTCTAATCGGCTCGGCCACAATGGAGATGTTTGACGCCCTCTACGATGCCCAAAGCATCAATTTCATTGGCGTTCACGACGAACGCACAGGGACCCATATGGCAGACGGTTTTGCGCGCGCGTCTGGCAAAGCCGGTGTCGTCCTAGCGGGTCAGAACGGGCCGGGCGCCACCAATCTTGTAACAGGTCTAAGCCAGGCAAAAGCCGCCTTTTCGCCCGTCGTCTCCATCGCGGGCATGCTGGCCCAAGGACACATCTATCGTGATGCTTTCCAAGAGGTTGACCAACAATCGCTCTTTACACCAGTAACCAAGAAAACCTGGACGGCGCCCTCTGCTGATCGCGTGCCCGAACTGTTTCGTGAGGCTTTCCGCACCGCCCTTTCGCCACGCCAAGGACCCGTACAACTGAACCTACCGCGCGATGTGCTATCGGCGCAGGCAGATTTCCCCCCATGCAGGACCCGCAAAAATACCGCAACATGTCGGTGCCTGCTGGCCATCCTGATCATGTTGCCAAAGCTGCAAAAATGCTTGCCGGGGCCGTCCAGCCCGTGA
- a CDS encoding winged helix-turn-helix domain-containing protein, translating to MTREVKVRLGLFTYDKGLDCLLDLAGEHVSLRPQSAQVLSLLVENLGRTVTKEELISAVWQNLSVTDDSLTQCIADIRRALGDVDRRILKTRPKVGYMLSPTQVNTDQPEITATPIQETTSDEVPALVCIQTANPQDQPDAKTIEQEAISRGADSRDPVTAGTALFSFAAVTAAVRFALWLSTTPNGSNFCIGVDLAQPDHASADDLRVSGLTAIAGEAQVVVSVEVQDQCYAERDFDFEDLGQHRLKTTQEDVRAFRIHTNTGGVRIMPDIAAEDLLPTIAVVPLRARISSPDTDVIGEIVADDLIATISRSADINVISRLSTTAFRTQTTSLDKIGDTLGADFVLSGTILTHDAKIGMMLQLSEISTSKVLWAERVQIEVTDMLNGLEAVEEIIAKIRKAIALNEIERARSKPISTLRNYTLLIGAVGLMHRLAPVDFNMAGEMLRTLIARAPNHPAALSWMARWHVLRVQQGWSDNPQEEAQLALGFSRKALDIDPENALALISEGLVLTNLSHELEEAEDRYDAALDVNPNDANGRLLRGTLFAFQGRGEEAKRDCERALHLAPLIRIGFSFCHWRRRPALPQKSTSVQLNWPKLRSD from the coding sequence GTGACACGTGAAGTAAAGGTGCGCTTGGGCCTTTTTACGTATGACAAAGGGTTAGATTGCCTTTTGGATCTGGCTGGCGAACATGTCAGCCTGCGGCCACAGTCCGCACAGGTTCTGTCACTATTGGTTGAAAACCTTGGTCGGACCGTCACAAAAGAAGAACTGATTTCGGCTGTTTGGCAAAACCTCAGTGTGACAGACGACAGCCTGACGCAGTGTATTGCCGATATCAGACGCGCGTTGGGCGACGTGGATCGCCGCATTCTCAAGACCCGACCAAAGGTCGGGTACATGCTTAGCCCGACACAGGTGAACACGGATCAACCCGAGATCACCGCTACCCCTATTCAAGAAACAACCTCGGATGAAGTACCGGCTCTGGTGTGCATTCAGACCGCGAACCCTCAGGATCAACCGGACGCAAAAACCATAGAGCAAGAGGCTATCAGCAGGGGCGCCGACAGCCGCGATCCAGTGACGGCCGGGACCGCACTTTTTTCGTTTGCGGCTGTCACCGCCGCAGTACGCTTTGCGCTCTGGCTCAGTACGACGCCAAATGGGAGCAACTTCTGCATCGGCGTTGATCTGGCCCAACCGGACCATGCCAGTGCCGACGATCTGCGTGTCTCGGGACTAACCGCCATCGCTGGGGAAGCACAGGTTGTCGTGTCGGTCGAGGTTCAGGATCAGTGTTATGCTGAACGCGACTTTGATTTTGAGGATCTGGGTCAACACAGGCTAAAAACAACGCAGGAAGACGTTCGCGCGTTTCGGATTCATACCAATACCGGGGGCGTGCGGATCATGCCCGATATCGCGGCAGAGGATCTTTTGCCAACCATCGCAGTCGTGCCTCTGCGGGCGCGCATATCATCGCCCGATACAGATGTAATCGGCGAGATCGTTGCAGACGATTTGATTGCCACAATATCCCGGTCTGCTGACATCAACGTCATCTCCCGCCTTTCTACGACCGCCTTTCGGACCCAAACCACCAGCCTGGACAAGATAGGTGACACGCTCGGCGCTGATTTCGTCTTGTCCGGCACTATCCTGACCCATGATGCCAAGATCGGGATGATGCTTCAGCTATCCGAAATCAGCACAAGCAAGGTATTGTGGGCCGAACGCGTTCAGATCGAAGTGACAGATATGCTGAACGGGTTGGAGGCGGTCGAAGAAATCATCGCAAAAATTCGCAAGGCCATAGCGCTCAATGAAATTGAGCGGGCCCGATCAAAACCCATATCGACGCTGCGCAACTACACCTTGTTGATTGGGGCCGTCGGGTTGATGCACCGCCTGGCTCCTGTTGATTTTAACATGGCAGGTGAGATGCTGCGCACCTTGATCGCACGCGCCCCAAATCATCCAGCCGCGCTGTCGTGGATGGCCAGATGGCATGTGTTGCGCGTGCAACAGGGATGGTCAGACAATCCGCAAGAAGAAGCGCAACTCGCACTCGGCTTCTCGCGCAAGGCTTTGGACATTGACCCAGAGAACGCGTTGGCCCTGATTAGCGAAGGTCTTGTGCTGACCAATCTGTCGCATGAGCTTGAGGAAGCCGAAGATCGGTATGATGCGGCCCTTGACGTCAATCCCAATGACGCAAACGGCAGGTTGCTGCGCGGTACCTTGTTCGCCTTCCAAGGCCGCGGCGAAGAGGCGAAGCGCGATTGTGAACGCGCCCTCCATCTGGCCCCCTTGATCCGCATCGGTTTTTCTTTTTGTCATTGGCGGCGACGGCCAGCATTGCCGCAGAAGAGTACGAGCGTGCAATTGAACTGGCCAAAGCTTCGATCCGATTGA
- a CDS encoding cytochrome b, producing MDQNARPHGFVTKSIHWLSAGLIGYGYLKGLDNVSQLADPALLQFEVTFAIALGALFLVRLLWTQQFGGPTRLPQDAPKWEHFASRMVHIGLYASVFGIVITGLLIALGYATPVLSGLFLSSMIAAHETVLTAMPLLLFAHIAGALWHKVVRRDGVLESMTGSLPV from the coding sequence ATGGATCAGAACGCACGACCACATGGCTTTGTCACAAAAAGCATTCATTGGCTGTCAGCCGGGCTCATCGGTTATGGCTATCTGAAGGGCTTGGACAACGTCTCACAATTGGCCGATCCAGCATTGCTGCAGTTTGAAGTGACTTTCGCTATCGCACTAGGGGCACTGTTCCTTGTAAGGTTATTGTGGACCCAGCAATTTGGCGGCCCAACGCGGCTGCCACAGGATGCACCGAAGTGGGAGCATTTTGCTTCGCGGATGGTCCACATCGGACTTTACGCCAGTGTGTTCGGTATCGTGATAACCGGTTTGCTGATCGCGTTAGGCTACGCCACGCCAGTGCTGAGTGGTCTCTTTCTGTCGTCAATGATTGCAGCGCATGAAACGGTGCTGACGGCCATGCCGCTATTGCTGTTCGCGCATATTGCGGGCGCGCTGTGGCACAAAGTCGTGCGTCGTGATGGGGTGCTGGAAAGTATGACCGGCTCGCTGCCGGTTTAA
- a CDS encoding amino acid synthesis family protein has product MTIEIRRTLTTVQHTFVEGGRSVETPTLLVAAMAIIRNPWAGRGYVENLRPEIREHGPVLGKKLTEMILKETGGDVEGYGKASVVGMGGETEHAQALTHTLWFGNEFRNAVDAKTYLVFANTRGAAGTSLMIPLMHKHDGGLRSHYQTIHTSVPDAPAEDEIIVALGASIGGHPNHRIGNRYEDLKEMGHDVDNPAGV; this is encoded by the coding sequence ATGACAATCGAAATTCGTCGTACATTGACGACCGTCCAACACACATTTGTCGAAGGCGGCCGGTCTGTGGAAACACCGACCCTGCTTGTTGCGGCAATGGCGATCATCCGCAACCCCTGGGCCGGACGTGGCTATGTTGAAAACCTGCGGCCGGAGATCCGTGAGCATGGACCCGTCCTTGGAAAGAAGCTGACCGAGATGATCCTCAAGGAAACCGGTGGCGATGTTGAAGGTTATGGAAAAGCCTCTGTCGTTGGTATGGGCGGCGAGACCGAGCATGCGCAGGCGCTGACCCATACCCTGTGGTTCGGCAATGAATTCCGCAACGCGGTTGATGCCAAGACTTACCTCGTTTTTGCCAATACACGTGGTGCTGCGGGCACATCACTGATGATCCCATTGATGCATAAACATGATGGCGGGTTGCGGAGCCACTACCAAACCATCCACACCTCTGTTCCGGATGCCCCGGCCGAGGACGAGATCATCGTGGCACTTGGCGCATCAATCGGCGGTCACCCAAACCACCGCATTGGCAACCGCTATGAAGACCTTAAGGAAATGGGGCATGACGTGGATAACCCCGCAGGTGTCTGA
- a CDS encoding response regulator transcription factor: MRILLLEDDNQLGPWIAGGLREEGHVVDHFDDGKDALIAAMGQDYDLLILDRMVPGLDGLAVLKSLRASKDTTPALFLTALGEVDARVEGFEAGGDDYLTKPFAFVELSARVNALGRRRETSESGEAASTILRYADLSLDLLTRRCERQGQPIELMAKEFKLLEYFMRRPGRLVTRTMLLEQVWDMSFDPTTSVVETHISRLRAKIDKPFEGALLRTRRGEGYVFGQ, encoded by the coding sequence ATGCGCATTCTGCTTTTGGAAGATGACAATCAGCTTGGCCCTTGGATCGCTGGCGGTCTGCGCGAGGAAGGCCATGTTGTTGATCACTTTGATGACGGCAAAGATGCATTGATCGCAGCAATGGGGCAGGACTACGATCTGCTGATCCTTGACCGGATGGTGCCTGGTCTGGACGGTCTGGCGGTTCTGAAATCCCTGCGCGCGTCCAAAGACACGACACCTGCATTGTTTCTGACGGCTCTTGGCGAGGTTGATGCCCGTGTCGAAGGGTTTGAGGCAGGCGGCGACGACTACTTGACCAAACCATTCGCCTTTGTCGAACTGTCAGCCCGGGTCAACGCATTGGGACGCCGCAGGGAAACCAGCGAGAGCGGTGAAGCCGCATCGACCATTCTGCGCTATGCAGACCTCAGCCTTGATTTGTTGACCCGCCGATGCGAACGGCAGGGGCAGCCGATCGAATTGATGGCGAAAGAATTCAAACTGCTGGAGTATTTTATGCGCCGTCCGGGTCGCCTTGTGACCCGAACGATGCTGCTTGAACAGGTGTGGGACATGAGCTTTGACCCCACGACCAGCGTTGTGGAAACTCACATCAGCCGGTTGCGCGCCAAGATAGACAAACCCTTTGAGGGCGCATTGCTGCGCACACGGCGGGGTGAGGGCTATGTCTTTGGTCAATAG
- a CDS encoding sensor histidine kinase, translating to MRRSSMVRLSLLLSVIFALGMAATIFVALALGQNAVERRVDTTLEALASTALLESAKGESPSMILRGTDDLAGLPLPFQRAAARGGGTIELERNYLRSDIWRVLISEDSAGTPVMVAVSLEDSEQAQELLAGILWSTAGLVIAITLAIGSFAGVLAQRRLARVNKTLTQLAAGDLTARTGHARSRDDLDDIARQLDRTAAELESLVAQTRNLSASLAHDLRTPLARLRSRLEMLPEGDERSAALEEASHLSGVFDTIMRVARIEAGQGRDGFTEVPLGDLITELEEIFGPVVEDDGKVLKVALSAPATVQGDRQMLVQAMANLIQNALVHGGDEITLIGRSRSIGVADNGPGVDPSEYGEIIKPMVRLDSARSTEGTGLGLGLVRAVADRHLAHLSLAPQNAGGDKRGLRVMLNFADL from the coding sequence TTGCGGCGGTCATCGATGGTGCGGCTTTCATTGCTGCTTTCGGTGATTTTCGCGCTTGGCATGGCGGCAACCATCTTTGTTGCGCTGGCCTTGGGGCAAAACGCGGTCGAGCGACGCGTTGACACGACACTTGAGGCTTTGGCCAGCACGGCCCTGCTAGAAAGCGCAAAAGGCGAAAGTCCCTCGATGATCCTGCGAGGGACCGACGATCTAGCCGGTCTTCCTCTCCCCTTTCAGCGTGCCGCAGCGCGCGGTGGCGGTACGATTGAGCTTGAACGCAATTATCTGCGTTCAGACATATGGCGCGTTCTGATTTCCGAGGATAGCGCAGGAACACCTGTGATGGTTGCCGTTTCTTTAGAAGATAGCGAGCAGGCGCAGGAGTTATTGGCCGGTATCTTGTGGAGCACCGCAGGTTTGGTCATCGCAATTACTTTGGCAATCGGTTCGTTTGCAGGCGTTCTCGCGCAACGGCGGCTCGCACGGGTCAATAAGACGCTTACGCAGTTGGCCGCGGGCGATCTGACGGCCCGTACTGGGCATGCACGGTCACGCGATGATCTTGATGACATTGCACGCCAACTGGACCGAACCGCGGCAGAACTGGAAAGCCTAGTCGCGCAGACTCGCAACCTGAGCGCCAGCCTTGCGCATGATCTGCGCACACCCTTGGCCCGGCTGCGGTCGCGGTTGGAAATGCTGCCAGAGGGCGACGAGCGCAGTGCAGCATTGGAAGAGGCAAGCCATTTGTCGGGCGTATTCGATACGATCATGCGCGTTGCCCGTATCGAAGCCGGACAGGGGCGTGATGGTTTTACAGAGGTGCCGCTAGGCGATTTGATCACAGAATTGGAAGAAATCTTCGGACCTGTGGTCGAAGACGACGGCAAAGTTTTAAAGGTCGCACTCTCAGCTCCGGCAACGGTACAGGGCGACCGCCAGATGCTGGTGCAGGCGATGGCGAACCTGATCCAGAATGCACTGGTGCATGGTGGGGACGAAATCACACTCATTGGACGGTCGCGGTCAATCGGCGTTGCCGATAACGGCCCCGGCGTCGATCCCTCAGAATATGGCGAAATCATCAAACCAATGGTGCGCCTTGATAGCGCGCGTAGCACTGAAGGCACCGGGCTTGGCCTTGGGTTGGTGCGGGCGGTCGCTGATCGGCACTTGGCGCATCTGTCACTGGCACCACAAAACGCAGGTGGCGACAAGCGCGGTCTACGCGTCATGTTGAACTTTGCAGATTTGTAA
- a CDS encoding AraC family transcriptional regulator, whose protein sequence is MTRDAPTLFSTVSSQFIADWLVALRSLCTQKHYLSLLERSDLPSDLHERQVRITLDQIVCLYQLAAVETGDEMMGLWSRPVRPRALQHLLTSVREARSLTSALYRFSTFWNLILDDYQFVLTEAENELELRLVPRQEDAVQRFGHMLILKLAHGLLSWLARHEVPINGVDFVFSRPAFEEDYTLIFPAPIRFDSETTAIRFDAKVLGPVQVRSSADLDKFLENAPRDWIFTLSQQHTQSLRVRAYLSQIDWCDAHLGGAAEALHMTPRTLIRKLEADGTSFQAIKDALRRDIAIRRLQVGEASIEAIAQDVGFTSAASFHKAFKRWTGVTPRAYRRKSP, encoded by the coding sequence ATGACCCGCGACGCGCCGACACTTTTTTCGACTGTTTCCAGCCAGTTCATCGCGGATTGGCTGGTCGCGTTGCGTTCTTTGTGTACGCAGAAACACTACCTCTCCTTACTTGAACGTTCTGATCTGCCAAGCGACCTGCATGAGAGACAGGTGCGCATCACGCTGGATCAGATTGTATGTCTCTACCAATTGGCTGCGGTCGAAACCGGCGATGAAATGATGGGTCTTTGGTCGCGCCCGGTTCGGCCACGCGCATTGCAACATCTCTTGACCTCGGTGCGCGAGGCAAGGTCGTTGACGTCAGCACTTTACCGGTTCTCAACGTTTTGGAACCTTATCCTTGATGACTACCAATTCGTATTGACTGAGGCAGAGAACGAGCTGGAACTAAGGTTGGTCCCACGACAAGAGGACGCCGTGCAGCGGTTCGGCCATATGTTGATCCTGAAGCTTGCACATGGGCTTTTGTCGTGGCTTGCGCGCCACGAAGTGCCGATAAACGGGGTGGATTTTGTATTCAGTCGCCCAGCTTTTGAAGAAGACTACACGTTGATCTTTCCTGCACCGATACGGTTTGACAGTGAAACAACAGCGATCCGTTTCGATGCAAAGGTATTGGGTCCAGTACAGGTGCGCAGTTCTGCTGATCTGGATAAGTTTCTCGAAAACGCCCCGCGCGATTGGATATTCACCCTGTCACAGCAACATACTCAGTCGCTTCGGGTGCGCGCCTATCTCAGCCAGATTGACTGGTGCGATGCGCATCTTGGCGGGGCGGCAGAGGCCCTGCATATGACGCCCCGCACCCTGATCCGGAAACTTGAGGCGGACGGGACGTCATTTCAGGCCATCAAAGATGCCCTGCGGCGTGACATCGCAATCCGTCGGCTGCAGGTCGGTGAGGCCAGTATCGAGGCGATTGCGCAGGATGTTGGATTCACTTCCGCCGCGAGTTTCCACAAGGCCTTCAAAAGGTGGACCGGGGTGACCCCCCGCGCTTATCGGCGCAAGTCGCCCTAG